A window of uncultured Gellertiella sp. genomic DNA:
GGCGAGGTCATCACCGCCTCAAAGCCTGCCTTGGCGACGGCATCGAGAATGTCGGCATGATCGACGGCGACGATGATTCGCCCGGCACCCGCTTCCGCCGCCCGGCGGGCGACCTCGACGATCATCGGGCTGCCACCGATATCGGCAAGCGGCTTTCCGGGCAGCCGGGTGGAGGCCATGCGGGCCGGTATCAGCACCAGCGCATGGTCAAAACGGGGATTATTCATGGTCCACCCTTCTAATGCCTGCGGAAAAGTGTCAAAAAGTAGCAGCGCCGGGGCGATAAACCCTGTTGCATCAATTGTCCAAAAGACATAGGTTCCGCGCGATTTCAAGATGGCCTGATTACATGATGGCACTGGCTGCAAGGGGAGCATTCGCAGATGAATTCATATGTGAACATGGGCGTCGGTGCCCTGCTGGGAACCGTTTTCGTGCTGATGTCCGTATCCATCGCATCTGAAGGCATTTTCAAGTCCGAGGCACCGGAGAAGGAAGGCTATGCGATTGCGGCGGCGGAAGCCCCGGCAGCCGGCGGCGAGGCGAAGGCTGCTGCTGCGGTTCCGATTGCCGACCTTATGGCCAAGGCGGACGCCAAGGCGGGCGAAACGATCTTCAAGAAGTGCCAGGCCTGCCACGACGGCAGCAAGGGCGGCCCGAACAAGGTCGGTCCGAACCTTTACGGTGTTGTGGACCGTCCGATCGCCAGCCATGAAGGCTTCTCCTATTCGGCAGGCATCAAGGATTTCTCCAAGGGCAGCTCGGAGAAGTGGACCTTCGATCACCTGAACGGCTTCCTCACCGCGCCGAAGAAATATGTCCCCGGGACGGCCATGGGCTTTGCGGGCCTGAAGAAGGATGACGAGCGCGCCAACGTCATCGCCTATCTCCG
This region includes:
- a CDS encoding cytochrome c family protein, whose translation is MNSYVNMGVGALLGTVFVLMSVSIASEGIFKSEAPEKEGYAIAAAEAPAAGGEAKAAAAVPIADLMAKADAKAGETIFKKCQACHDGSKGGPNKVGPNLYGVVDRPIASHEGFSYSAGIKDFSKGSSEKWTFDHLNGFLTAPKKYVPGTAMGFAGLKKDDERANVIAYLRTLSDAPVDLPKPGAEPAAAAPAAAPAAAAPAAPAAPAAPAAAAPKQ